In the Methanothermobacter marburgensis str. Marburg genome, GTAGAGTGGAGGTGGTGGCTGCAACCTCAAGGCAGTACAGTGGTCTTCCTGTATCGCGGGTACATCCCCATCTCCAGGACACTGACCTGAAATTTGAGGAGTCCATGGAAAAGATGGACGCGGATATAGTTTTCACGGCCACCCCCCATGGAGCCTCCATGAAGATCGTTCCTGATCTGCTAGAGAGGGGTATGCGGGTTGTGGATCTCAGCGGGGACTACAGGTTTCAGAACATCAGGACATATGAGGAGTGGTATGGGATCAAACATGAAAAACCCCTTGAAGCGGTCTATGGTCTTCCCGAGATTCACCGGGAGGAGATAGCATCTGCAGATCTTGTGGCGAATCCTGGATGTTTTCCCACAGGTGCAATACTTGCATGTCTCCCACTGGTTTATGAGAAGCTTGCCGACACATTCATAATTGATTCAAAGACAGGTGTGAGTGGTGCCGGTGTGAAGCCAACCCCCCTCACCCATTACCCTGAATGCAGTGACAATGTTACCGCCTACAACGTGACAAGACACAGACATACGCCTGAAATAAGGCAGGAACTTTCAAGGTTCAACCCTGTGAGGCTCAGCTTCACCCCACACCTTGTCCCGGTAACAAGGGGCATCCTCACAACCGCACACGCCTTCCTCAATGAGGACCTCCGTCAGGATGAACTCAGGGAGATATTCCGGGGCTTCTACGATGGAGAACCCTTTGTCAGGGTTGTTGATGGGATGCCTGTGCTCAGTGCTGTGAGGGGTTCAAACTTCTGCCACATAGGATGCTTTGAGGTGGATGATAACCAGAGGGCCGTTATAGTCTCTGCCATAGACAACCTTGTGAAGGGTGCCTCAGGTCAGGCCATACAGAACATGAACATAATGTGTGGATTCAGTGAGGTGG is a window encoding:
- the argC gene encoding N-acetyl-gamma-glutamyl-phosphate reductase; this translates as MISAGIIGASGYTGGELLRLLDNHSRVEVVAATSRQYSGLPVSRVHPHLQDTDLKFEESMEKMDADIVFTATPHGASMKIVPDLLERGMRVVDLSGDYRFQNIRTYEEWYGIKHEKPLEAVYGLPEIHREEIASADLVANPGCFPTGAILACLPLVYEKLADTFIIDSKTGVSGAGVKPTPLTHYPECSDNVTAYNVTRHRHTPEIRQELSRFNPVRLSFTPHLVPVTRGILTTAHAFLNEDLRQDELREIFRGFYDGEPFVRVVDGMPVLSAVRGSNFCHIGCFEVDDNQRAVIVSAIDNLVKGASGQAIQNMNIMCGFSEVEGLDFPGMHP